The sequence below is a genomic window from Streptomyces sp. NBC_00582.
TGCGGCGGCTGGCGGCCGAGCTGAACGTGACGGCGATGTCCGTGTACTGGTACGTCGACACCAAGGACGACCTCCTCGAACTCGCCCTGGACGCCGCCTTCGAGGGCCTGGAGCTGCCCGATCCGGCCCGGCACGACGAGGACTGGCGCGACCAGCTCCGCGCCCTGGCCCGCGCCTACCGCGGCCTGCTGGTCCGCCACCCCTGGCTGTCGCCGCTGGCGGGCACCTTCCTCAACATCGGCCCGAACAACCTGGCGTTCTCCCGTACCGTCCAGCAGGTGATCCGCCGCACCGGGCTGCCGACGCACGGGCTGGCGGCGGCCATCTCCTCCGTCTTCCAGTTCGTGTACGGCTTCGGCACGATCGAGGGCCACTTCATCGCCCGCTCCACGGCCGTCGGCCTGACGCCCGACGAGTACTTCCGCGAATCCCTGGCCACGGTCACCGAGGCACCCCAGGCCGCCGACGTCATCAGGGAGAGCGAGGACATCATGGCGGCCCGAGGCGGCGACACGGTCGAGGAGATGTGGGAACGCGACTTCGCATACGCCTTGGACTTGCTGATCGCAGGCATCGAAGCCATGACACAAAGGTCCAGGCAGACCCCCTAGGGGCGCGGGGCCGCATCAATACGCGGCTCCGCCGCGTGGGCGCGACAAGCCACATACGACCCGCACCCGCAAGACGACAAGGCGCCCGGAGTCAGCAGCCGTCAGTCCACTGAAACAAGCCGAGCCGGGAAACCGCCGGTCGCGACCGGCCCCCACCGCACCGGGGTGATCCGGATGATCGACTTCCCCTGCCGCACCATCGCCGCCCGGTACTCCTCCCAGTCCGGGTGCTCCCCCGCGATGTTCCGGAAGTACTCCACCAGCGGCTCGACGGACTCCGGCACGTCGAGCACCTCCGCCGTCCCGTCGATCTGCACCCACGGCCCGTCCCAGTCGTCGCTGAGCACGAGCACGCTCACCCGCTCGTCCCGCTTGGCGTTGCGCGTCTTGGCCCGCTCGGGGTAGGTGGAGACGACGATCCGCCCGGAGTCGTCGACGCCGCAGGTCAGGGGCGACCCCTGGGGCCCGCCGTCACCGCGCCGGGTCAGCAGGATCGCGCGGTGACGGGGTCGTACGAAGTCCAGCAGCTCATCGAGCGAGACGGCCGTGTTGGTCGCGATGTTCGGTGCCATGCGGTCAGCCTAGGCGGCCGGAGGGCCGCCCTGGGTGACCCTGCCGGTCCTACGCCCCGGGCAGCGACTCGCCCCGCACCGCCTGGATGTCCAGTTCCACCCGCAGGGTCGTGCCGATCGCGGCGACGCCCGCCTGGAGGACCTGGTTGTAGGTCATCGCGAAGTCCTCGCGGTGCAGTTCCGCCGTCGCGCGGAAGGCGACCCGGGTGCCGCCCCACGGGTCGGCGCCGGTGCCGAGGAGGGCGAGGTCCAGGTCGACGGGCCGTACGACTCCCCGCAGGGACAGCTCACCGTGGACGGTCCAGCGGTCGGGGCCCGCGACCGTCAGACCGGTCGAGCGGTAGGTGATCTCGGGGTGCTTCTCGACGTCCAGGAAGTCCGCCGAGCGCAGATGCGTGTCGCGCGTGCCGTTGCCGGTGTCGATGGAGGCCGCCCGGATCACCGCCTCCACCCGGGACGTGGTGACGTCGTCCGGGGCGATCTCGATCGTCGCCGAGAAGTCGGTGAACCGGCCGCGCACACTGGAGATGCCCAGGTGCCGGGCGACCGCGCCGACCGTGGAGTGCGCCGGGTCGACGGTCCAGCGCCCGGGCGGCGGCAGCTCGGCCCCGCCCTGCCGGGCCAGGGTCACCGTGCCCACGTCCACCCGGCCGCTCGCGGTGACGAGCGCGGTGGAGGCGACGGGCCCGTGTCCGACCGCCGTGACGATCACGGTGTACGGCCCCGGCGCGAGGTCGGTCGCCTCGCGTACGGCGCCCTCCTCGTCCGCCTCCGCCCGCAGCACCTGCGTACCGGTCATGTCGGTCACCGTGACGACCGCGTGCGACACGGCCCATCCGTCGCGGGTGCGGATCCTCGCGGTCAGTGCCATCTCAGGTAACTCCTCGTGGGAAGAACGGGGCGGGGGCGGTGGGGCACCCCCCACCGCCCCCGCCCGCGGTCGTGCTACTCGCCCGGGTGGGCGAGCTCGATGTCATGGCCGTCGACGCCGGCCCCGGTCACCGTCAGCGCGGTGGCCACCGGCGGATAACCGGTCGCGATGACCGTGTACTCGCCGCCGTCGAGATCCGCGAAGGCGTACGCCCCGTCCGCGCCGGTCGTCGCCGTGCGCAGGACGTTGCCCGCCGCGTCCACGAGCGTCACCCGCGCGTCGGCCAGCGGCCCGTGCGGCGCCCGCACGACTCCCCGGAGCCGCGCGCCCGCGTCGAGCGCGACCTCCACCCGGGTCACCCCGGTCCCGCCGACCTCGACGGGCAGTGCCCGCGGCCGGAACCCGGCGGCGTTCACCGCGACGGTCACGGCACCCGGCACCAGCTCGCCGACGGCGAACTCGCCCTGGTCGCCGGTGGCCGCGGTGGCCACCAGCTCGCCGCGCACATCAGTGACGACGACCATCGCGTCCTTGACGCCCTCACCCGACGCGGAGGCCCGCACGAACCCGCTGAGCCCGCTGGTCCCGCTGAGCAGGATGTCGTACGCGAGCGGCTCGCCGTCGACGACGATCGTGGACGCCTGCGGCTGGAACCCGTCCGCCGAGGCGATCAGGACGTACGACCCCGTCCCGGGCGCGTCCAGCGCGTAGGCGCCGTCGGCCTGCGCGACCGACCGGCCCAGCTGCCGTCCGGCCAGGGAGATCAGGGTGACGGCGGCCTGCGGGACCGGCGCGCTCTCGGCGCCCCGGACGAAACCGTGGACCGGGACACCGGAACCGGACTCCTGGACGGCGGTGTCGGCGACCGCCCAGCCGGGCGTGTGCTGCTCGGCCGGCGCGGGAGCCGGGGTCTGCGCCTCGGCCGGGGTCTGCGCCTCGGCCTCCGCCTCGGCCGCGTGGGCCAGGGCGCCCTTGGTCCGCAGCGGGACCTCCTTGATGAACAGGGTGATCAGGAAGGCGAGCAGCGCCAGACCTGAGGCGATCAGGAAGACGTCCGCGATGCCGTGGCCGTACGCGTCCTCCATGACCGTGCGCAGCGGCGCCGGCAGCTTGTCCATGTCCGGGATCGTGCTGGAGGAGCTGGAACCGGACGCGAGCGCGGCGTACTTCGGGCCGAGCCCGGCGATGCCGTCCTTGGCGTAGTCGGTGATGCGGTTGGCCATGACGGCACCGAGCGCCGAGACGCCCATCGCACCGCCGAGGGAGCGGAAGAAGGTGACGGTCGAGCTGGCCGAGCCGAGGTCCTTCGGCTCCACCTGGTTCTGCGTGGACAGGACCAGGTTCTGCATCATCATGCCGACGCCGAGACCCAGCAGCGCCATGAAGACCGCGGTCTTCCAGTAGTCCGTGTCGTAGCGGACGGTGCCGAGCAGACCGAGGCCCGCCGTGATGAGCACACCGCCGCTGACCAGCCACGCCTTCCACTTGCCGGTGCGGGTGATGAACTGTCCGGAGACGGTGGAGGAGACGAACAGACCGCCGATCATCGGGATGGTCAGCACCCCGGACATGGTCGGGGACTCGTCGCGCGCCAGCTGGAAGTACTGGGCGAAGAACACCGTGCCGGAGAACATCGCCACGCCCACGAACATCGAGGCGATGGAGGAGAGGGTGATGGTCCGGTTGCGGAACAGCCGCAGCGGGATGATCGGCTCGCTCGCCCTCGACTCGACGAAGACGAAGACCAGCCCGAGCAGGACCGAACCGGCGACCATCGTGTACGTCTGCCAGGACAGCCAGTCGTACTTGTCACCCGCGAAGGTGACCCAGACGAGCAGCAGGGAGACGGCGGCCGAGATGAAGAACGCGCCGGCCCAGTCGACCTTCACGTCCCGCTTCACGACCGGCAGGTGCAGGGTCTTCTGCAGCACGATCAGCGCGATGACGGCGAAGGGGACGCCGACGTAGAAGCACCAGCGCCAGCCCAGCCAGGAGGTGTCGGTGATGACACCGCCGAGCAGCGGGCCGCCGACGGTGGCGACGGCGAAGGTGGCGCCGAGGTAGCCGGAGTAACGGCCGCGCTCCCGCGGCGAGATCATCGCGGCCATCACGATCTGCGCGAGGGCGGACAGGCCGCCGACGCCGACGCCCTGGACGACGCGGCAGGCGATCAGCATGCCGGGGTTCTGCGAGAGCCCGGCCGCCGCCGATCCGAGGACGTAGATGACGAGCGCTGTCTGGACGAGCGCCTTCTTGTCGTAGAGGTCGGCGAGCTTGCCCCACAGCGGGGTGGTCGCCGTCATCGCCAGCAGGGTGGCGGTCACGACCCAGGTGTAGGCGGACTGGCCGCCGCCGAGGTCACCGATGATCTCCGGGAGGGCGTTGGAGACGATCGTGGACGACAGGATCGCCACGAACATGCCGAGCAGAAGGCCGGACAGGGCCTCCATGATCTGCCGGTGCGTCATCGGGGCGTGGGCGTCGTGCCCGCCCCCGTGCTTGCCGTGGGCCCGCACACCGGCCGGTGTGGTCGTTGCCATGGACTTCCTTCTCTTACGCGGGTGTACGGGTGGTCTGGTGGAACGGGGGAGGCGGTGGCGGCTGGGGTGGCGGCTGCCGGTGCGGGGTGGTCCGGCAGTCGCCGAAGCTGGCGCGCAGCCGGGTCATCAGCCCGATGAGCTGGCCGATCTCGTCGTCGGACCAGTCACCGAGGCGCTCCGCCAGCAGGGCGACACTGCGCCGGGACAGCTCGGCGAGCACCGCGCGGCCCTCGGGGGTGAGGTGCAGGATGCGCGAGCGCTTGTCCGCCGGGTCCGCGGAACGGTCGATCCAGCCGCGTTCGGCGAGGTGCGCCACGTGCCGGCTGGTCACCGACATGTCGACCGCGAGCAGCTCGGAGAGATTGCTCATGCGCATGTCTCCGTGGCGGCCGAGGAGGGTGAGCACGGCGGCGGAGCCGGGCGAGCACTCGGCCGGCATGATCCGCCCGAGGTCCCGCTTCACGACGCCGAAGGCACTGAGCTGACGCGCCAGCTCCTCGTACTGCGTCTGCGCGGCCACCACACCTCCCTGTTCGTTGCTTGGGGCAACCATAAGACTGGTTGGTTGCTGCAGGCAAATAAAACGGCCGAGGGGCGCCGCAAAAAGTTGGCAAAGGCAAGTATTGCGAGGGTAAATGTGCAGGTCAGGACAGTCCGGCCGGGCGTGCGTCGCGTGACCCGAGGATCGAACCCACTCGCCGAACCGGCCGGAGGCGGGCTCCTCGCGGGACCGCCGATGGGCGTCCTTGCGGGACCCCCACTTGGGACGCCGCCGCCGTTTTCGCTAGTGTCTCGGCCCATGGCTAACACCCAGGGCCCGCAGGGCAACTACGACCCCGCCGGCAGCACCCAGATGTTCCGCGCGTTCGTCGACGAGGGCGGCCCCCAGGCCACCTCTCGTCAGGCCCCCGCGCCGGCCGGCCCCCGCATCGGCCTGATCATCGGCATCGTCGCCGCGGTGGCGATCGTGGCGGCCGTCGCCTGGCTGGCGCTGAAGTAACCGACGCCGCCCCCCGCCGCGACCGCTACTCCCACCGCACGGACACGTCCCGCGTCTCGATCCGCATCCCCAGCGGTACGCGCCAGGCGTCCACGCACACCGTCCAGGTCCGTTCCTTGCGGGCGCCGGGCGCGATCGGCGTGGGCAGCGCCTCCGTCGACTCGACGGTGGACCAGTCGATGCCGAGGGCGTCGATGACGTGCGTCCCGAAGGTGACCGTGCCCGAACGCACCGGTCTGCCGCCCGGGTTGCGGAAGGTCAGCGTCACGTCCTCGCACCAGCGGTGGTCGGTGGGGGTGCGCACGGGGTCGCTCGCGACCAGGGCGGCCGGAGCGGCCGACGGAGGTGACGGGGTGGCCGTCGGGGGAGCGGAGCCCGAGGGCCGGGGCGGTGTGTGCGTGACCTCCGCCGGTGAGTCGGTTCCCGACGGGGGCGGCTCGACCACCGACTTCCCGGAGCCGCCCGGGGTTCCCCGGGCCACGGAACGTCCCTCGGCCCCGTCCCCGATCCCGGCCCCGTCCGCGCCGCTGCCCGTCGGATCGTCGAGCGGTACCAGTCGTACGCCTTCCGTGGGGCCCGCCCCCGGTGATCTCTCTCCCGGTGCGCTCTCCCCCGCGGCGCCGACCGCGGCGTAGTCGCCGCCGTGCCCGCCTCCGCCGTACGCCCCGAGGATGCCCGCCGCTCCCGCCACGACGGCGACGGCCGCCGACAGGCCCCACAGGGCGCGCCGACGGCCGCGTGACCGTGCTGGGGTCCCGTCCCGTGTCGTGCGCATCGCGTCAGTGTGGCTGACGGTGCGTCAGGAAGGAACCCCGCGGGCTCAGTCCGAGATCAGGCCCTCCCGCAACTGGGCCAGGGTCCGGGTCAGGAGACGGGAGACGTGCATCTGGGAGATGCCGACCTCCTCGCCGATCTGGGACTGCGTCATGTTGGCGAAGAAGCGCAGCATGATGATGCGGCGCTCGCGCGGCGGGAGCTTCGCGAGCAGGGGCTTCAGCGACTCCCGGTACTCCACGCCCTCCAGGGCCGTGTCCTCGTAGCCGAGGCGGTCGGCCAGGGAGCCCTCGCCGCCGTCGTCCTCGGGGGCCGGGGAGTCCAGCGAGGACGCCGTGTACGCGTTGCCGACGGCCAGGCCGTCGACCACGTCCTCCTCCGAGACGCCGAGGACCGCGGCCAGTTCGGCGACCGTGGGCGAGCGGTCCAGCTTCTGGGAGAGCTCGTCGCTGGCCTTGGTGAGGGCCAGGCGCAGCTCCTGGAGCCGGCGCGGGACGCGGACGGACCACGAGGTGTCGCGGAAGAACCGCTTGATCTCGCCCACGACCGTCGGCATCGCGAACGTCGGGAACTCCACGCCCCGTTCGCAGTCGAAGCGGTCGATGGCCTTGATGAGGCCGATGGTGCCGACCTGGACGATGTCCTCCATCGGCTCGTTCCGCGAGCGGAAGCGCGCGGCGGCGTAGCGGACGAGGGGGAGGTTGAGCTCGATGAGGGTGTCCCGGACGTAGACCCGTTCGGGGCTGTTCTCGTCGAGTGCGGCCAGTCGCAGGAACAGGGAGCGGGACAGGGTGCGGGTGTCGATGGCACCGGTGGACGGGAGGGCCGGAGCCGGTGCGGCCTCGAGGGCCACGTCGTCGAGCACGTCGGGCTCGACA
It includes:
- a CDS encoding MFS transporter, coding for MATTTPAGVRAHGKHGGGHDAHAPMTHRQIMEALSGLLLGMFVAILSSTIVSNALPEIIGDLGGGQSAYTWVVTATLLAMTATTPLWGKLADLYDKKALVQTALVIYVLGSAAAGLSQNPGMLIACRVVQGVGVGGLSALAQIVMAAMISPRERGRYSGYLGATFAVATVGGPLLGGVITDTSWLGWRWCFYVGVPFAVIALIVLQKTLHLPVVKRDVKVDWAGAFFISAAVSLLLVWVTFAGDKYDWLSWQTYTMVAGSVLLGLVFVFVESRASEPIIPLRLFRNRTITLSSIASMFVGVAMFSGTVFFAQYFQLARDESPTMSGVLTIPMIGGLFVSSTVSGQFITRTGKWKAWLVSGGVLITAGLGLLGTVRYDTDYWKTAVFMALLGLGVGMMMQNLVLSTQNQVEPKDLGSASSTVTFFRSLGGAMGVSALGAVMANRITDYAKDGIAGLGPKYAALASGSSSSSTIPDMDKLPAPLRTVMEDAYGHGIADVFLIASGLALLAFLITLFIKEVPLRTKGALAHAAEAEAEAQTPAEAQTPAPAPAEQHTPGWAVADTAVQESGSGVPVHGFVRGAESAPVPQAAVTLISLAGRQLGRSVAQADGAYALDAPGTGSYVLIASADGFQPQASTIVVDGEPLAYDILLSGTSGLSGFVRASASGEGVKDAMVVVTDVRGELVATAATGDQGEFAVGELVPGAVTVAVNAAGFRPRALPVEVGGTGVTRVEVALDAGARLRGVVRAPHGPLADARVTLVDAAGNVLRTATTGADGAYAFADLDGGEYTVIATGYPPVATALTVTGAGVDGHDIELAHPGE
- a CDS encoding PPOX class F420-dependent oxidoreductase yields the protein MAPNIATNTAVSLDELLDFVRPRHRAILLTRRGDGGPQGSPLTCGVDDSGRIVVSTYPERAKTRNAKRDERVSVLVLSDDWDGPWVQIDGTAEVLDVPESVEPLVEYFRNIAGEHPDWEEYRAAMVRQGKSIIRITPVRWGPVATGGFPARLVSVD
- a CDS encoding YceI family protein, translating into MALTARIRTRDGWAVSHAVVTVTDMTGTQVLRAEADEEGAVREATDLAPGPYTVIVTAVGHGPVASTALVTASGRVDVGTVTLARQGGAELPPPGRWTVDPAHSTVGAVARHLGISSVRGRFTDFSATIEIAPDDVTTSRVEAVIRAASIDTGNGTRDTHLRSADFLDVEKHPEITYRSTGLTVAGPDRWTVHGELSLRGVVRPVDLDLALLGTGADPWGGTRVAFRATAELHREDFAMTYNQVLQAGVAAIGTTLRVELDIQAVRGESLPGA
- a CDS encoding RNA polymerase sigma factor SigF; its protein translation is MSADQGSSKVLTLTKSETEPVAPVEPDVLDDVALEAAPAPALPSTGAIDTRTLSRSLFLRLAALDENSPERVYVRDTLIELNLPLVRYAAARFRSRNEPMEDIVQVGTIGLIKAIDRFDCERGVEFPTFAMPTVVGEIKRFFRDTSWSVRVPRRLQELRLALTKASDELSQKLDRSPTVAELAAVLGVSEEDVVDGLAVGNAYTASSLDSPAPEDDGGEGSLADRLGYEDTALEGVEYRESLKPLLAKLPPRERRIIMLRFFANMTQSQIGEEVGISQMHVSRLLTRTLAQLREGLISD
- a CDS encoding MarR family winged helix-turn-helix transcriptional regulator, translated to MAAQTQYEELARQLSAFGVVKRDLGRIMPAECSPGSAAVLTLLGRHGDMRMSNLSELLAVDMSVTSRHVAHLAERGWIDRSADPADKRSRILHLTPEGRAVLAELSRRSVALLAERLGDWSDDEIGQLIGLMTRLRASFGDCRTTPHRQPPPQPPPPPPFHQTTRTPA
- a CDS encoding TetR/AcrR family transcriptional regulator, with product MAETAKDAPHRSVWLEGKARRRGRGGGQPSGLDRTRITQVTVRLLDAEGLAKFSMRRLAAELNVTAMSVYWYVDTKDDLLELALDAAFEGLELPDPARHDEDWRDQLRALARAYRGLLVRHPWLSPLAGTFLNIGPNNLAFSRTVQQVIRRTGLPTHGLAAAISSVFQFVYGFGTIEGHFIARSTAVGLTPDEYFRESLATVTEAPQAADVIRESEDIMAARGGDTVEEMWERDFAYALDLLIAGIEAMTQRSRQTP